The segment attttatcaaataGATTATATTCACTCATTttaatgactgatttttttttttgctagtaaCATAAATGCCATAATCcacaacttttgtttttaattaaagttaaCATTTCTGCTAACTTTTCCTCTGAAATTTGTCTTTTGCTTAATATAAGACTCTCTTTGACTGTACTGCCTTGAACCTTGAACTTGAGAAGTCTTTCATCTAAAGGTAGCGGTAGCAGCATCCCGGTAATGGCTTTAGAATAAAGCGTTCTTGGGGACATATGAGCAGTCGCAGCTTCTATCTAAGTTCTTGCTTGAAGGTGAGTGATTCTGAAATATGATAGAGggtgggaaagaaggagagaattCAGTTAGTTAGGCGCTGaataaaaacagaagttaagtAAATAATGTAGGTAATCTGGATTCCaaagtgacttttaaaagatGCAAGTACAAGGTCTTATTAGAGTGCCTAATTTACTTCCATGACAGTACATGCTGTCCAACTGGGAAAATTGGCTATGAATGTAGAATTCCACAACAATATGACTTTAGACATTTACATTAGGTGCATACACATAGAAAACTGCCTGCTATGAGAGACTGTCACTGATTTCTCTGCCTTCCCCTAACCCCACTGCAGATCTGAGAATCCAGTCCAAGTGCCTTAAGTATATTAGACAAGGTCAACTATCACTGAGCTGCATTCATAGCCTTTTCTATACTTTTAGATATAGAAGCCAAACAAAGTACTCCAGGCATGATACATGTGCTGCACAGAATCACAGGCTCTCAGATGTTAAGGAGGAACTTAATGGTCAACTGactctactatctatctatccaaaTTTCACTATGGACCTTGACTTTTAAAGCAACAACTTTCCATTCTTTAAACTTCAAAGAAACCAAACTGACAAATGAtctcaacatattttttttcccctctagaaaaaagatggtttaaaaaaaaaaaaagaaagaaacattttgatTCTATAGATTGGGTATTGACTGTTAATATGGTGAACATTCATAGAATAAACAACCCTAGCAACCAGAGAGATGATTTGTTGAAATGTTACTTTTTCAAACCTTCTCCCTGTCTTCTTATTGCCGTCTTGGTAACTTTCTTAGATGGTAGAGGAAAGCCAATAGAAAATGGTCAGAGGAAAGTGGCcaagagagaaggtggagaggaaaCCTTATTCCTTTCAACCTGTGTCCAGTACTGCCTCAGTAATTTCCTGGGGTCACCCAGGTGCTGAGTAACATGGCCAGCATTGCCTCTTCTTAAAGAGATGGATGTGGTTGATGTACCAAGGTCAAGCCCCAGAGACAGCAATCACTACAAGGAGGACCAGTCTAACTGAGGACATTGCCCCATCATACACAGCACAGCCATGCttaagaggaaggaggaaactaGGGAGGGAAACATAATTCTGAAAATATACCTGATTTCATTTTGAGTAGTTTTTTGGACGtgtaaaatataatgaaacatcTCTTTATTTCTACTGCAACAATCTTCCAAGCACAGAGACTGTATTTCTTATTTATCAGGAACTTTTTGATTCTGAAGAAATACTTGCTCAATTCCAGGTAGACTGTCCAGAAGTCCTCTGAGTGAGGATGATCcctgttctctttctcctcatccagGAAGCACTTGCGAGCATGCCACACTTGTTCAAGAAGTCCCGATCTGATACGTTCCGAGTGTTCCTCCGTCACCGGGGAGATGGAGCCTTTAGGACTGAAAATAGTTAGTGCCAGAGCAGATATACGAAAAGAGACCGCGTTTATGTCCTTTTTCATATGCTGGATGTATGGCAGAATCTCTTTAGGAAACTTAAAATCCGTGATATCTTTTAGACATCTTAAGGGAAAGCCATTCGTGATGCTGCCCAGAAGTTTCACATTTTCCAAGATGGTATGATCCAGATAAGCACAGTTCAGAGATTGGATGGGTGGAATGTATAGAGCCACAAGGGCTAACAGCCATAAATACTTTGGAGTCATCTCAGCCTTGGTGCTTAgtattttttcccccaaaggaaaaaa is part of the Mastomys coucha isolate ucsf_1 unplaced genomic scaffold, UCSF_Mcou_1 pScaffold14, whole genome shotgun sequence genome and harbors:
- the Ifnk gene encoding interferon kappa, which encodes MTPKYLWLLALVALYIPPIQSLNCAYLDHTILENVKLLGSITNGFPLRCLKDITDFKFPKEILPYIQHMKKDINAVSFRISALALTIFSPKGSISPVTEEHSERIRSGLLEQVWHARKCFLDEEKENRDHPHSEDFWTVYLELSKYFFRIKKFLINKKYSLCAWKIVAVEIKRCFIIFYTSKKLLKMKSESLTFKQELR